A window of the Hordeum vulgare subsp. vulgare chromosome 5H, MorexV3_pseudomolecules_assembly, whole genome shotgun sequence genome harbors these coding sequences:
- the LOC123452183 gene encoding stem-specific protein TSJT1-like, producing MLAVFDQTVAKCPEGLRSPPAAGGAVGGGGAAALMKGFADANDAAVTVSLGSAGALAYSSANKNPLVPRMFGSVNDIFCLFQGHVENIGNLKQHYGLSKTANEVTILIEAYRTLRDRGPLPASQVVRDLSGRFAFILYDTVSKSTFVAADADGSIPFFWGVDSEDHLVFSDDNELLKAGCGNSFAPFPKGCFYTTSGGLQSFEHPLNELKAVPRVDSQGQMCGSTFKVDSEAKKDSGIPRVGSAADWSNHY from the exons ATGCTGGCCGTGTTCGACCAGACGGTGGCCAAGTGCCCGGAGGGCCTCCGCAGCCCGCCGGCGGCCGGAGGGGcggtgggaggcggcggcgcggccgcGCTGATGAAGGGCTTCGCCGACGCCAACGACGCCGCGGTCACCGTCAGCCTCGGCTCCGCCGGCGCCCTCGCCTACTCCTCGGCCAACAAGAACCCGCTCGTCCCCAG GATGTTTGGTTCTGTGAATGACATATTTTGCCTGTTCCAAGGACATGTTGAGAACATTGGCAACCTGAAGCAACACTACGGTCTGAGCAAGACAGCAAATGAGGTTACCATCCTGATTGAGGCCTACAGAACCCTCCGGGACAGGGGCCCTCTCCCAGCCAGCCAGGTCGTGAGAGATCTCAGTGGACGGTTTGCTTTCATCCTGTACGACACGGTGTCGAAATCCACATTCGTCGCTGCT GATGCTGATGGCAGTATCCCCTTCTTCTGGGGCGTCGACTCCGAAGACCACCTTGTGTTCTCTGACGACAATGAGCTTCTCAAGGCAGGGTGCGGAAACTCATTCGCCCCATTCCCCAAAG GCTGCTTCTACACCACATCTGGAGGGCTGCAGAGCTTCGAGCACCCGCTGAACGAACTGAAGGCCGTGCCACGCGTGGACAGCCAAGGCCAGATGTGTGGCTCCACCTTCAAGGTCGACAGCGAGGCCAAGAAGGACTCGGGGATCCCTCGCGTCGGTAGTGCCGCTGATTGGTCTAACCACTACTAG
- the LOC123452182 gene encoding general transcription factor 3C polypeptide 3 → MPETEEEGAGAAVAEAEAEEEAYEQEDGDGEEYDEDEEEGYEFGDAADAAQCVEMAERGPGGAVATVSIRDFEALAALSRKRKALPEEPPQGDDPSKRRKQPGELSEAESANLFDQLMEGFGLRRKKRRKSKDGKRKGRAKGRRNRCGPEVIKKLGDATLLFTENRFKEAIPILHEIVRIAPNLPNSYNLLGSIYKENGEIDKAINFVMLAAYVSPKDVSMWRKLIDLALKKEDAALARHCVIKAMRADPEDVGLKFDCANIYRTLGDCHKAAEIYEQIVGINPSNTVARKAAAQMYRDSAQVDKAISLLEEFVNAQTANVDWGLLDLLISLYLRSDAHGEALGQIQKAQLVLGSGQKLPVRLQAKQVICQAYLGDMKHAEVFLQGVHLGRSKENADMVKEVASTLQSLGQYEYALKFYSMMEDVAVHNDGSSYVEAAQCYMVMGEKGKAIPCLYKALEGMEDNVDVRITLSSLLVDEDKSNEAIKLLSPPENPELQSADIPDHQKPWWLDGEVKMQLAKLYYNKGIMKEFVETIFLPILETLDIEYANRRVKVHRKLTNDVLQERTKVLGEARQDSVFQGCRPIASTAELVKANRAKRLLEKRAASNDDMMKDDTRRAKQAPPLPGLLTNVDNHQLVLDLCRTLTLLQRYFEALQIINHALKLGNEPLSDDIKEELRSLGAEIAYRAPDPSPGFDYVRYVVHKHPQSISAWNSYYKVTSRTEEKGHFKFLLRARRDPKCVPPKIISGHRFTAISQHQSAVRDYLEAYRLDPENPLINLCVGSSLINLSLGFRLQNKNQCIVQAFAFLYKCLRIGSNRQEALYNIARAYHHVGLKTLAAIYYEKVLAMEVEDHPIPKLPFEENLEEQQDLRPGYCDLRREAAFNLHLIYKESGATDLARRILKTYCSF, encoded by the coding sequence ATgccggagacggaggaggaaggtgcgggggcggcggtggcggaggcggaggcggaggaggaggcgtacGAGCAGGAGGACGGGGATGGGGAGGagtacgacgaggatgaggaagaggggtACGAGTTCGGCGACGCGGCGGACGCGGCGCAGTGCGTGGAGATGGCGGAGCGGGGGCCCGGCGGCGCCGTGGCCACCGTCAGCATCCGGGACTTCGAGGCCCTGGCGGCGCTCTCGCGCAAGCGGAAGGCCCTCCCCGAGGAGCCGCCGCAGGGGGACGACCCCTCCAAGCGGCGGAAGCAGCCGGGTGAGCTCTCCGAGGCGGAGTCGGCGAACCTCTTCGACCAGCTGATGGAGGGGTTCGGCCTCCGGCGGAAGAAGCGGCGGAAGTCCAAGGACGGCAAGAGGAAGGGGCGGGCGAAGGGGCGGAGGAACCGGTGCGGCCCCGAGGTCATCAAGAAGCTGGGCGACGCCACCCTGCTCTTCACGGAGAACAGGTTCAAGGAGGCCATCCCCATACTGCACGAGATCGTGCGGATCGCGCCCAACCTGCCCAACTCGTACAACCTGCTCGGCAGCATCTACAAGGAGAACGGCGAGATCGACAAGGCCATCAACTTCGTGATGCTGGCAGCCTACGTCTCGCCCAAGGACGTGTCCATGTGGAGGAAGCTCATCGACCTGGCTCTCAAGAAGGAGGATGCTGCTCTGGCAAGGCACTGTGTTATCAAGGCAATGAGGGCAGACCCGGAGGATGTGgggctcaagtttgattgcgccaACATATATCGCACCCTCGGTGACTGCCACAAGGCCGCGGAGATATACGAGCAGATTGTCGGGATTAATCCTTCCAACACCGTCGCTCGTAAAGCGGCGGCGCAGATGTACAGAGACTCTGCTCAGGTTGATAAGGCCATTAGTTTGTTGGAGGAATTTGTCAATGCTCAGACTGCAAACGTCGACTGGGGTCTTCTCGATTTGCTGATATCCCTTTATCTGAGAAGTGATGCCCATGGTGAAGCTCTGGGGCAGATCCAGAAGGCACAGCTGGTGTTGGGATCTGGACAGAAATTGCCCGTACGATTGCAGGCGAAACAAGTTATCTGCCAAGCTTATCTTGGAGATATGAAACATGCTGAGGTATTCCTTCAGGGTGTGCATTTGGGGCGCTCAAAAGAGAATGCTGATATGGTTAAGGAGGTGGCTAGCACTCTTCAAAGTTTGGGGCAGTATGAGTATGCACTAAAATTTTACTCGATGATGGAAGACGTTGCTGTTCATAATGATGGTAGTTCATATGTGGAAGCTGCTCAATGCTACATGGTAATGGGGGAGAAAGGAAAAGCTATTCCTTGCCTCTATAAAGCTTTAGAAGGCATGGAGGACAATGTTGATGTACGGATAACCTTATCTTCCCTTCTTGTTGACGAGGATAAGAGCAATGAAGCTATCAAACTGCTTTCTCCCCCTGAAAATCCAGAGTTGCAGTCCGCTGATATCCCAGACCATCAGAAACCTTGGTGGCTTGATGGGGAAGTAAAGATGCAGCTTGCCAAACTTTACTACAACAAAGGCATAATGAAGGAATTTGTGGAAACCATTTTTCTTCCCATTCTTGAGACACTGGATATTGAGTATGCTAATCGAAGGGTCAAGGTGCATAGGAAGCTTACAAATGATGTTCTGCAGGAAAGAACTAAAGTGCTGGGTGAAGCACGTCAAGACAGTGTATTTCAAGGATGCAGGCCTATAGCATCAACTGCAGAGTTAGTGAAGGCAAACAGAGCAAAGAGATTGCTAGAGAAAAGGGCAGCGTCAAATGATGATATGATGAAAGATGATACACGGAGAGCAAAGCAGGCACCTCCTCTTCCTGGTCTGCTGACAAATGTGGACAACCATCAGCTTGTGTTAGATCTCTGCCGAACATTGACTTTGCTCCAGCGATACTTTGAGGCGCTGCAAATTATCAATCATGCTCTTAAACTTGGAAATGAGCCCCTCTCTGATGACATCAAGGAGGAACTGCGGTCCTTGGGCGCTGAAATAGCATACAGAGCTCCAGATCCCAGTCCTGGTTTTGATTATGTCCGTTATGTAGTTCACAAGCACCCGCAATCCATCTCTGCGTGGAACTCCTACTACAAGGTGACATCAAGAACAGAAGAGAAAGGTCATTTTAAGTTTCTTCTTCGGGCAAGAAGGGACCCCAAGTGTGTGCCTCCTAAAATCATATCTGGGCATCGGTTTACTGCTATCAGTCAACACCAGTCCGCTGTTCGGGATTACCTGGAAGCGTACAGGCTGGACCCGGAGAATCCTCTAATCAATCTATGTGTTGGTTCGTCCTTGATCAACCTCTCCCTGGGCTTCAGGCTTCAGAACAAGAACCAGTGCATCGTCCAGGCGTTTGCGTTCCTCTACAAGTGCCTGCGCATCGGCAGCAACAGGCAGGAGGCCCTGTACAACATTGCCCGGGCTTATCACCATGTCGGCCTCAAAACCCTGGCGGCCATCTACTACGAGAAGGTTTTAGCCATGGAAGTGGAAGATCACCCCATACCCAAGCTTCCATTCGAGGAGAATTTAGAGGAGCAGCAGGATCTCAGGCCTGGCTATTGCGACCTCCGGAGAGAGGCTGCATTCAATCTGCACCTGATCTACAaggaaagcggggcaactgatctggcGAGGAGGATACTCAAGACATACTGTTCTTTCTAG
- the LOC123452181 gene encoding uncharacterized protein LOC123452181 — protein sequence MDPAAPDPDGGVLPPRGSDAADVAGNTWDLAPFSPPPAALRGGELYIYRNAYNLVPRSIGECRGGLRALKFFGNDVEVLPPEAGDLDGLQSLQLKVSAPRVSGAVLRRMRALRELELSMVPPRPSACSILVEIAGLKCLTKLTICHFSIRFLPPEIGSLKKLQELDLSFNKLKNLPNWITELRALKFLKVTNNKLVDLPSGISSLRCLESLDLSNNRLTSLGSVELVSMLTLQYLNLQFNRISHSFMIPSWVCCDMRENGENPFKSGKLQRLGIASTNSSAEPRPASHACNRALSCSPTDISPNLKAHTAQKMKKGWKRRDCLQQQARQERLESSRSRLCENDIDEMAVNMTEDDMENRPVMKDIAEESSAQDLKETSSISEDLSCIVDYDSDGLIKDSGMMLQDPYDDGKTGINMRSCHDNNSGVSTDPACFSRGSIENELEDTASSTRNAVEVVEENTSEASKLTLKSKRHPDMDNNPKPSKCPRPIDESSKLSYKYSVESFCSIDDHLPDGFYDAGRDMPFMPLEEYERSLGLYAREVILLDREQDEELDAIASSAQLLLSSLKRPSYSETDEDAGLDLLRASVLALFVSDCFGGCDRSASLRRTRGAIVSLRKEQPFICTCAAGSTCDSNETSKQASTPSGHFNFTGLCDKSIHIIKERNNSGIVPIGALQFGVCRHRAVLMKYLCDRADPPIPCELVRGHLDYTPHAWNVVPVRQGNILVRMIVDACYPTNIKEETDPEYFCRYVPLSRLHVALEDEGQSPRSSFPSVSLCKEIEATASSAVYHCKIGSVDAAAKIRYLDTRRASNDEVKKFEYKLLGEVRMMNALRKHRSIVDIYGHQLSSKWVQDDSDKEYRIMQSVILMEYVKGGSLKGYLTKLLKDGKKHVPVDLAFYIAREVACALLEMHRKLVIHRDIKSENVLVDLDSKRSHGTPVVKLSDFDRSIPLHSLSHTCCIAHLGTYPPNICVGTPCWMAPEVLQAMHEKTQYGLEVDIWSYGCFIFEMLTLHIPYQGLPDSEIYDLIKRKKQRPRLTKELEAFWTLDEPITRMKLGITSDAHAEKLRFLIDLFYQCTRGTASRRPKAEQIYNSLCSLPTCYDLS from the exons ATGGACCCCGCCGCGCCGGACCCCGACGGCGGCGTTCTACCGCCGCGCGGATCCGACGCCGCCGACGTCGCCGGCAACACGTGGGacctcgcccccttctcgccgccgcccgccgcgcTCCGCGGCGGCGAGCTCTACATCTACCGCAACGCATACAACCTCGTCCCGCGCTCCATCGGCGAGTGCCGCGGGGGGCTCAGGGCGCTCAAGTTCTTCGGCAACGACGTCGAGGTGCTGCCCCCGGAGGCCGGGGACCTGGACGGGCTCCAGAGCCTGCAGCTCAAGGTCTCCGCGCCCAGGGTCTCCGGGGCCGTGCTCCGCCGGATGCGGGCGCTCAGGGAGCTCGAGCTCTCCATGGTGCCGCCCAGGCCCTCCGCCTGCTCCATACTCGTCGAGATCGCCGGCCTCAAGTGCCTCACCAAGCTCACCATCTGCCACTTCTCCATCAG GTTCCTCCCCCCTGAGATTGGCTCCCTCAAGAAGCTCCAAGAACTTGATCTGTCTTTCAACAAGCTGAAGAACTTGCCTAACTGGATAACCGAGTTGCGCGCcttgaaattcctcaaagtgactaATAATAAGTTGGTAGATTTACCATCAGGGATCTCTTCTTTGAGATGTCTTGAAAGCCTTGACTTATCGAACAATAGATTGACATCCCTTGGATCAGTTGAACTAGTCTCTATGCTTACGCTGCAGTATCTTAATCTTCAG TTCAATAGGATTTCCCATTCGTTTATGATACCCTCTTGGGTATGCTGTGACATGAGGGAAAATGGTGAAAATCCTTTCAAGAGTGGCAAGCTACAACGTCTAGGTATCGCAAGCACAAACAGTTCTGCAGAACCTAGACCTGCAAGTCATGCTTGCAATCGTGCACTCTCATGCTCACCCACAGATATTTCCCCAAATTTAAAAGCTCATACCGCACAGAAAATGAAGAAGGGCTGGAAGCGACGGGATTGCCTGCAGCAGCAAGCTCGCCAGGAGCGTTTGGAGTCCAGCAGGAGCAGGCTTTGTGAAAATGACATTGATGAAATGGCTGTGAACATGACTGAAGATGATATGGAAAACAGGCCAGTGATGAAAGACATTGCTGAAGAAAGTTCAGCGCAGGATTTGAAAGAAACAAGTTCTATATCTGAAGACCTATCTTGTATAGTCGATTATGACTCAGATGGGCTTATAAAAGATAGTGGCATGATGCTTCAGGATCCATATGACGATGGAAAAACTGGAATAAATATGAGAAGTTGTCATGACAACAATTCTGGTGTCAGCACCGATCCTGCTTGTTTCAGCAGGGGCagtattgaaaatgaacttgaggatACCGCTTCATCAACCCGCAATGCAGTTGAAGTTGTTGAAGAGAACACTTCAGAGGCATCTAAGCTTACGCTGAAATCGAAAAGGCATCCTGATATGGACAATAATCCCAAACCCAGCAAATGCCCGAGACCAATTGATGAATCCTCGAAGTTATCCTATAAGTACAGCGTGGAGTCATTTTGCAGCATAGATGACCATTTACCGGACGGATTTTATGACGCGGGACGAGATATGCCTTTCATGCCATTGGAGGAGTACGAACGGAGTCTTGGACTGTATGCACgtgaagttattcttttggacag AGAACAAGATGAAGAATTGGACGCAATTGCTTCTTCAGCACAACTGTTGTTATCCAGTTTGAAGAGGCCAAGTTATTCTGAAACAGATGAAGATGCAGGTCTGGACTTGCTAAGGGCATCAGTTCTTGCTTTGTTTGTCTCTGACTGTTTTGGAGGTTGTGATCGAAGTGCTTCTCTGAGGAGAACACGGGGAGCTATTGTTAGCTTGAGGAAGGAGCAACCATTCATTTGTACTTGTGCTGCTGGTAGTACGTGTGATAGCAATGAAACATCAAAACAGGCCAGTACTCCTTCCGGGCACTTCAATTTTACTGGCCTATGTGATAAATCAATACACATCATCAAGGAAAGGAATAATTCAGGCATTGTACCAATAGGGGCATTGCAGTTTGGTGTTTGTAGGCACCGAGCTGTCCTAATGAAG TATTTGTGCGACCGGGCGGATCCTCCAATTCCTTGTGAGCTTGTGAGGGGGCATCTTGACTACACACCTCATGCTTGGAATGTTGTCCCTGTTAGACAAGGGAATATCTTGGTAAGGATGATTGTTGATGCGTGTTACCCCACAAACATAAAGGAAGAGACGGATCCAGAGTACTTCTGCAG GTATGTTCCGCTCAGTCGACTGCACGTTGCGCTTGAGGATGAAGGCCAATCACCTCGGTCTTCCTTCCCTTCGGTGTCACTATGCAAAGAAATTGAAGCTACAGCTTCAAGTGCTGTCTACCACTGCAAAATTGGTTCAGTTGATGCAGCAGCAAAG ATACGGTACCTAGATACCCGGCGTGCTTCTAATGATGAAGTAAAAAAATTTGAATACAAGCTTCTTGGGGAAGTAAGAATGATGAATGCTCTAAGGAAGCACAGATCCATAGTGGACATATATGGTCACCAACTTTCTTCTAAATGGGTTCAAGATGATAGTGATAAGGAGTACAGGATAATGCAGTCTGTAATTTTAATGGAATATGTGAAAGGAGGTTCACTGAAG GGCTATTTGACAAAATTACTGAAAGATGGCAAGAAACATGTACCTGTGGACCTGGCATTTTACATTGCTCGAGAAGTTGCTTGTGCCTTGTTGGAGATGCACAGGAAGCTAGTTATTCACCGGGATATAAAAAGCGAGAATGTTTTGGTTGATCTGGATTCGAAGAGGAGTCATGGCACACCAGTAGTCAAACTCTCTGATTTTGACAGATCCATTCCTTTGCATTCTCTATCCCATACATGCTGTATAGCTCACCTTGGAACATATCCACCCAATATTTGTGTTGGGACACCTTGTTGGATGGCTCCAGAGGTTCTTCAGGCCATGCATGAGAAAACCCAGTATGGACTG GAAGTGGATATCTGGTCATATGGGTGTTTTATATTCGAGATGCTTACACTTCATATACCCTACCAGGGACTACCAGATTCAGAAATATATGATCTCATAAAG AGGAAGAAACAAAGGCCAAGGCTAACTAAAGAATTAGAAGCGTTCTGGACATTGGACGAGCCAATTACGAGGATGAAGTTGGGGATCACATCTGATGCTCATGCAGAGAAACTAAGATTTCTAATTGATCTATTCTACCAGTGCACCAGAGGAACCGCATCTAGGCGTCCCAAGGCTGAGCAAATTTACAATTCGCTTTGCTCCTTACCCACATGCTATGACCTGAGCTGA